Genomic segment of Streptomyces sp. NA02950:
CCTCGACATCCCCGCCGCCGGGCCGGTCGACACCGCCCGCGCCCGGGCGCTCTATCAGCCGCGCAGGTAGTTGTAGACGGTGGCCCGGGAGACCCCGAGCAGTTCGGTGACCACCTGGACGGAGTGCTTCATCTGGAGGAAGCCGCGCGCCCGCAGCGAGCGGACCAGCTCCTTTTTGGCGGGGGTGCCCAGGCTGCGCGGGGTCTGGCCGCGGGCGGCGGCGAACTCCTCGACGACGGTGCGCAGCTCGGCGGCGGTGCGGGCGCGGAGGGTCTCGGTGAGGGGCTGTTCCTGTTCCTCGGTGCGCACCAGGTTGGTGAGGCTGCGGGCGACGCTGGCGAACAGGGAGACATCGAGGTTGAGACAGATCGCGGCCACATAGCTGCCCGCGCTGTTCTTGATGCCGATCGAGGTGCTCTTGGCCGGGCGGCCGTCCGGGAAGCTGTTGGCGTAGTTCTGGACGATCCCGGGGAAGCCGGGGTCCTCGATCCGGGCGAGGCCCAGTTCGGTGGCCGGATCGCCGACCGAGCGGCCGGAGAGATTGCTCTCGATCGCGCGGATGGCCCGGTCCGGATGGCGCAGATCGTGCAGGACCACCTCGCACAGCCCGGGGAACATCCGGCCGAGGGCGACCACGATCTTCTCGGCCTCGCGCAGCAGCAGTTCGTCCTCGGCGGTCCCCTCCGGCCGCCGTTCCTCCGGCGGTTCGTCCGCGGTCATCGCGGTGCACCACCCTCCGGGGTGAAGAGCGCCGCCATCGTCGTGGCCGCCTTCAGCCCCGATCCCGTGAGCACCACGGCCGTGGTCTCCCCGGGGCGGATCGCGCCGCGTGCCCGGAAGATGTCGATCGCCGCGGCCGCGGTCGCGCTCGTGGGCTCGGCGTACAGGCCCATGGCGGCCAGCCGGCGGACGGCCGCGGCGATGGCGTCCTCGGGGACGGCGGCCATGTCGCCCCCCGAGCGGCGGATCGCGCGCAGCACCTCCGCGCGGCGGACCGGCTCCCGGATGGCCGTGCCCTCGGCGAGGGTCGGGGCGTGGTGGAACGGGACGGGCGTCTCGGTGCCCGCCGCGAAGCTCGCCTGGAGCGGGGCGCAGTGGGCGGGCTGGGCGACCAGCAGCCGGGGGCGGCGGCTGATCCCTCCCGACGCCAGAAGTTCGGAGAAGCCGAGGTCGCAGCCGAGGACGGTACTGCCCGCCCCGGCCACGGTCACCACGGCGTCGGGAGCGGTGAAGCCCAGGTCCTCCCACAGCTCGTAGGCAAGGGTTTTGACGCCCTGGAGGAAGAACGGGTGCCAGTTGTGGCTGGCGTAGTAGGTGTGCTCCGACTGGCGCAGCGCCTCGGCCGCGGTGGCGTCCCGGCCGCCCGGCACCACCTGGACCTCGGCGCCGTACGCCCGGCTCTGGAGGATCTTCGCCGGGGAGGTGCCCTCGGGGACGAGGATCCTGGCCCGGATCCCGGCCGCGGCGCAGTACGCCGACACCGACGAACCGCCGTTGCCGGAGCTGTCCTCGATGACCTCACGGACGCCGCGCTGGGCCAGCAGCGAGATCATCACGCTGGTGCCGCGGTCCTTGAAGCTGCCGGTGGGGCTGAACCACTCCAGTTTGAAGCGGACCCGATCCCCGCCCCAGTCCTTCTCCACCAGGGGGGTGCAGCCTTCTCCCAGTGACACCGGGGCGTCGAAGCGCACCGGGAGGGCCGCCCGGTAGCGCCACAGCGAACGGTCCCCGGTGTCCACCTGCTCGCGGGTGATACCGGGCAGCGCGGAGACGGTGAGGGGAGCGCCGTCGGCACCGCGCCAGCGCGGATCGTCGATGGGGTACGTGGCGCCGGAGCGCTCGTCGACGTAGTGGGGCCCGTTGCCATGGGATTCGACTCGCACTTTAGATATTTTGTTCAGATGTAGAACCCTCGTCAAGAGGTGTTCACGGCGGTTCAAGGGCGCCACGAGGGTGCCTCGAGAGCCCCTCAGGAACGGGCCGTCCTCGTCATGGCCGGGGGCCCGCTCATCGGCCACCGCGACCAGATCCGGATGGGCATTGCCCATCGCGACCCCGTGACCGGCCCACTTCAGCATCGGGATGTCGTTCGGCATATCGCCGAAGGCGATGGTGTCCGCGGGGGTGAACCCCATCCGGTCCGCGGCCAGTTGCAGCCCCACCGCCTTGTCGGTGCCCGCGGGCAGTACCTCGATCATGCCCTTCTCGGAGTGGGTCACCGCCACCTCGCCCCCGCCCATCCGCTCCGCGGTCGCCGCCACCAGCCCGTCCGGCAGCTCCCGGTGACGCATCAGCACCTTCTCGACCGGCCCGGACCACAGCTCCTCGCGGCCCGCGACCACCCCCCACCCGGGGCGTATCCGGTCGGC
This window contains:
- a CDS encoding transcriptional regulator, encoding MTADEPPEERRPEGTAEDELLLREAEKIVVALGRMFPGLCEVVLHDLRHPDRAIRAIESNLSGRSVGDPATELGLARIEDPGFPGIVQNYANSFPDGRPAKSTSIGIKNSAGSYVAAICLNLDVSLFASVARSLTNLVRTEEQEQPLTETLRARTAAELRTVVEEFAAARGQTPRSLGTPAKKELVRSLRARGFLQMKHSVQVVTELLGVSRATVYNYLRG
- a CDS encoding threonine synthase is translated as MRVESHGNGPHYVDERSGATYPIDDPRWRGADGAPLTVSALPGITREQVDTGDRSLWRYRAALPVRFDAPVSLGEGCTPLVEKDWGGDRVRFKLEWFSPTGSFKDRGTSVMISLLAQRGVREVIEDSSGNGGSSVSAYCAAAGIRARILVPEGTSPAKILQSRAYGAEVQVVPGGRDATAAEALRQSEHTYYASHNWHPFFLQGVKTLAYELWEDLGFTAPDAVVTVAGAGSTVLGCDLGFSELLASGGISRRPRLLVAQPAHCAPLQASFAAGTETPVPFHHAPTLAEGTAIREPVRRAEVLRAIRRSGGDMAAVPEDAIAAAVRRLAAMGLYAEPTSATAAAAIDIFRARGAIRPGETTAVVLTGSGLKAATTMAALFTPEGGAPR